A region from the Sandaracinus amylolyticus genome encodes:
- a CDS encoding serine/threonine-protein kinase gives MAGPREELGPYRIVRKIAVGGMAEIYLARQRGIEGLERTVVLKQILEKHEQNEEFVTMFLDEARLMAALSHPNIAQVFDLGKVDDTHYLVMEYVRGPTLHQILGAAQRASLPGLPEKPALGIALRVAEALHYVHERRDDLGRPLGIVHRDLNPANVVVSYDGSVKLIDFGIAKAATKVYETRTGVIKGTYGYIAPEALTGTAPVDRRADVFALGILLYEMLVGKHPFDVSDEPNLLDRILEARYKRPRDVRPSIPGALDRLIARCLAPHPEGRPESVQKLIDELAAHMSERGIVPTQVDLAALARELVPDEEGPLPLRRPTSVKPRPVFPRGEARDGGTRKVSSSVPPPEDEPTRRAMPMLRGEVTPPRALDGTRKVGLPRSSSVPPEPTPHPRIDESISHDAATRPPRRGPSPATISSELDEPTVPAGKRPPIEPEEPTVAVPPREPVLALPPPPFDRAVETTMRLRPAARTIPPLLGAFGLIAAGTLAFLAARVLAGGTPPPEASAVVPPVGPEATPTELTTDDAGSSSARALHVISEPPGAHVVVDGVDVQARTPAVLSADPRLPAVFLHVSLEGYAPQTRQVSTTIGEARFVLTPLAYDAGTTEVDAGTTTTTATRAPAAPMRRGGRRGQLR, from the coding sequence GTGGCCGGCCCCAGGGAAGAGCTCGGACCCTATCGCATCGTCCGCAAGATCGCGGTCGGTGGGATGGCGGAGATCTATCTCGCGCGACAGCGCGGGATCGAGGGGCTCGAGCGCACGGTCGTGCTCAAGCAGATCCTCGAGAAGCACGAGCAGAACGAGGAATTCGTCACGATGTTCCTGGACGAGGCGCGCCTGATGGCCGCGCTCTCGCACCCGAACATCGCGCAGGTGTTCGACCTCGGGAAGGTCGACGACACGCACTACCTCGTCATGGAGTACGTGCGTGGGCCGACGCTGCACCAGATCCTCGGTGCGGCCCAGCGCGCGTCGCTGCCGGGCCTGCCCGAGAAGCCCGCGCTCGGGATCGCGCTGCGCGTGGCGGAGGCGCTGCACTACGTGCACGAGCGCCGCGACGACCTGGGCCGGCCGCTCGGGATCGTGCACCGCGATCTGAACCCCGCGAACGTCGTCGTCTCGTACGACGGGTCGGTGAAGCTGATCGACTTCGGCATCGCGAAGGCCGCGACGAAGGTCTACGAGACGCGCACCGGCGTCATCAAAGGCACCTACGGGTACATCGCGCCCGAGGCGCTCACCGGCACCGCGCCCGTCGATCGTCGCGCGGACGTGTTCGCGCTCGGGATCCTCCTCTACGAGATGCTCGTCGGGAAGCATCCGTTCGACGTGAGCGACGAGCCGAACCTGCTCGATCGCATCCTCGAGGCTCGCTACAAGCGGCCGCGCGACGTGCGCCCGTCGATCCCCGGCGCGCTCGACCGACTGATCGCGCGCTGCCTCGCGCCGCACCCCGAGGGCCGCCCCGAGTCGGTGCAGAAGCTGATCGACGAGCTCGCCGCGCACATGAGCGAGCGCGGGATCGTGCCGACGCAGGTCGATCTCGCGGCGCTCGCGCGCGAGCTGGTGCCCGACGAAGAAGGCCCGCTGCCGCTGCGCCGGCCGACGTCGGTGAAGCCGCGGCCGGTCTTCCCGCGCGGCGAGGCGCGCGACGGCGGGACGCGGAAGGTGTCGAGCTCGGTCCCGCCGCCCGAGGACGAGCCCACGCGCCGCGCGATGCCGATGCTGCGCGGCGAGGTGACGCCGCCGCGCGCGCTCGACGGCACGCGCAAGGTCGGCTTGCCGCGCAGCTCGTCGGTTCCCCCCGAGCCCACGCCGCACCCGCGGATCGACGAGTCGATCTCGCACGACGCCGCGACCCGCCCGCCGCGCCGCGGCCCGTCGCCCGCGACGATCAGCTCGGAGCTCGACGAGCCCACGGTGCCCGCCGGCAAGCGCCCTCCGATCGAGCCCGAGGAGCCCACCGTCGCGGTGCCCCCGCGCGAGCCGGTCCTCGCGCTGCCGCCGCCGCCGTTCGATCGCGCGGTCGAGACCACGATGCGTCTCCGGCCCGCGGCGCGGACGATCCCGCCGCTGCTCGGCGCGTTCGGGCTGATCGCGGCGGGCACGCTCGCCTTCCTCGCGGCGCGCGTGCTCGCGGGCGGCACGCCGCCGCCCGAGGCATCGGCCGTGGTCCCGCCGGTCGGGCCCGAGGCGACGCCGACCGAGCTCACGACCGACGACGCCGGGAGCTCGTCGGCGCGTGCGCTCCACGTGATCTCGGAGCCGCCGGGCGCGCACGTCGTGGTCGACGGAGTCGACGTCCAGGCGCGCACGCCCGCGGTGCTCTCCGCGGATCCGCGGCTCCCCGCGGTGTTCCTGCACGTGTCGCTCGAGGGATACGCGCCGCAGACGCGGCAGGTATCGACGACGATCGGCGAAGCGCGCTTCGTCCTCACGCCGCTCGCGTACGACGCGGGCACGACGGAGGTCGACGCGGGCACCACGACGACGACCGCGACGCGCGCGCCCGCTGCGCCGATGCGACGCGGCGGGCGCCGTGGTCAGCTCCGGTAG
- the argJ gene encoding bifunctional glutamate N-acetyltransferase/amino-acid acetyltransferase ArgJ: MPVPGFRLAGISAGIKANGRPDLALIVADEPVSVAGVFTKNRVQAAPVRVAKERAKAGKARAVLVNSGNANACTGKAGLDATKRTTEAVAERLGISAKAVLPASTGVIGAVLPAETIVRGSDRLIEALSSEGGADFARAIMTTDQWPKVACAQIRIGRETATVLGIAKGAGMIHPDMATTLGFVITDAGASPALLRKLLKAAIDPTFNAVSVDGDTSTNDTVLLMASGKAGTVRAGSKEAATLQAALTEVLGALAKSIVRDGEGARHVARIEVEGLANDRAARAVARTIATSPLVKTALHGRDANWGRILAAAGRAGVVFDPDRAEIRIGDETIVRGGMPVGKDAEARAATILQAAEYTIRVTLGKGRGRAHYLTCDLGPDYVAVNANYRS, encoded by the coding sequence CTGCCCGTGCCGGGGTTCCGCCTCGCGGGGATCAGCGCGGGAATCAAGGCGAACGGGCGCCCGGACCTCGCGCTCATCGTCGCCGACGAGCCAGTGAGCGTCGCGGGTGTGTTCACGAAGAACCGCGTGCAGGCCGCGCCGGTGCGCGTCGCGAAGGAGCGCGCGAAGGCAGGCAAGGCGAGGGCGGTGCTGGTCAACAGCGGCAACGCGAACGCGTGCACCGGCAAGGCGGGGCTCGACGCGACGAAGCGCACGACGGAAGCGGTCGCGGAGCGCCTCGGCATCTCGGCGAAGGCGGTGCTCCCCGCCTCGACCGGCGTGATCGGCGCGGTGCTCCCCGCGGAGACGATCGTGCGCGGGAGCGATCGCCTGATCGAGGCGCTCTCGAGCGAAGGCGGCGCGGACTTCGCGCGCGCGATCATGACGACCGATCAGTGGCCGAAGGTCGCGTGCGCGCAGATCCGGATCGGACGTGAGACCGCGACCGTGCTCGGGATCGCGAAGGGCGCAGGGATGATCCATCCCGACATGGCCACGACGCTCGGGTTCGTGATCACCGACGCGGGCGCGAGCCCGGCGCTGCTCAGGAAGCTCCTCAAGGCGGCGATCGATCCGACGTTCAACGCGGTGAGCGTCGACGGTGACACCAGCACGAACGACACGGTGCTCCTCATGGCGTCGGGCAAGGCGGGCACGGTGCGCGCGGGATCGAAGGAAGCCGCGACGCTCCAGGCCGCGCTGACCGAGGTGCTCGGCGCGCTCGCGAAGAGCATCGTGCGCGACGGCGAAGGCGCGCGACACGTCGCGCGCATCGAGGTCGAAGGGCTCGCGAACGATCGCGCGGCGCGCGCCGTCGCGCGCACGATCGCGACCTCGCCGCTGGTGAAGACCGCGCTGCACGGGCGCGACGCGAACTGGGGCCGCATCCTCGCGGCCGCGGGTCGCGCCGGTGTCGTGTTCGATCCGGATCGCGCCGAGATCCGGATCGGCGACGAGACCATCGTGCGCGGCGGGATGCCGGTCGGGAAGGACGCCGAGGCGCGCGCCGCGACGATCCTGCAGGCCGCCGAGTACACGATCCGCGTGACGCTCGGGAAGGGCCGCGGCCGCGCGCACTATCTGACGTGCGATCTCGGGCCCGACTACGTCGCGGTGAACGCGAACTACCGGAGCTGA
- a CDS encoding thioesterase family protein translates to MPTSPDELERRLAFVRRLMDEAIPFNRVLGLRVRELTRGRAVLEVPYKPELIGDPDRPALHGGVLSAVADTAGGCAVWTTVGESDRVSTIDLRVDYLRPGRLEPFHAIASVLRVGNRVGVANVLLVHPSAPDEPIAEAKGVYSVKRAGD, encoded by the coding sequence ATGCCGACGAGCCCCGACGAGCTGGAGCGCCGACTCGCGTTCGTCCGCCGCCTGATGGACGAGGCGATCCCGTTCAACCGCGTCCTCGGCCTGCGCGTCCGCGAGCTCACCCGTGGGCGCGCGGTGCTCGAGGTGCCGTACAAGCCGGAGCTGATCGGCGATCCCGATCGCCCGGCGCTGCACGGCGGCGTGCTCTCCGCGGTCGCCGACACCGCGGGTGGTTGCGCGGTGTGGACGACCGTCGGCGAGAGCGATCGTGTATCGACGATCGACCTGCGCGTGGACTACCTGCGACCGGGTCGGCTCGAGCCCTTCCACGCGATCGCGAGCGTGCTCCGGGTGGGGAACAGGGTCGGCGTCGCGAACGTCCTCCTCGTCCACCCGAGCGCGCCCGACGAGCCGATCGCCGAGGCGAAGGGCGTCTACTCCGTGAAGCGCGCGGGCGATTGA